The Streptomyces sp. NBC_00576 genome contains the following window.
ACCGCGTCGCCGCCGGCCGCTTCGATCTCCTTGACGATGCCCTCGGCGATCTCGCTCGTCGGCGAGGCGCCGTCGATCGAGACCCCGTAGTCGTTGACGACGACCCGTGCGCCCTCGGCCGCCGCGCCCAGTGCCACCGCCCGCCCGATCCCCCGCCCCGCGCCCGTCACGGCGATCACCTTGCCTGCCAAGAAGTTCCCCATGTCCGGCCCCTTCCCGCGGTTTCTGACGGTCCGTTAGATTTTATGTCCCGGCGGATATCCGGAGGCAAGCCCCGGGAGCGACCGGACTCCAGGAAGGACCGGACTCATGTCATTGCCGTCCGAGTTCCACGCCATCGCCAAACGCGTGAACAACTGGGGGCGTTGGGGGGCGGACGACGAGATCGGCACCCTCAACCTCATCACCGACGCCGTCGTGCGCGAGGCCGCCGCGACCGTCCGCACCGGCCGCCGCATCCCCCTCGCGCTCCCGCTCCAGCAGGACGGCGTCCAGACGGGTGCGATTCCGGGCCGGCTGAACCCCGTACACGCCATGACCCAGATCAACCAGGAGCTGTTCGGTCCGCCGGGCTCCGGAACCGTGGCGACCAGCGACGACATCGTGACCCTGGGGCTCCAGTGCGCGACCCACTGGGACGCCCTCGCCCACGCCTCCCATTCAGGGAAGCTCTACAACGGCCGCCCGGCGGACACGATCACGGCCCATTCCGGCGCCGAGTTCGCCGGCGCCGACAAGGCACGGCACGTCGTCTCGCGGGGGGTGCTGCTGGATGTGGCCCGCGCCCTGGGTGTCGACCGGCTCGACGGGGGACACGCGGTCACCCCGGAGGACCTGGAGGCGGCGGAGAAGCTCGCCGGAACACGCGTACGAGCGGGCGACATCGTGCTCGTACGGACCGGGCAGATCCAGGTGTACCTGGCCGGCGACAAGCACGGGTACATGTACCCCTCGCCCGGGCTGTCGATCCGTACGCCGGAGTGGTTCCACGCACGGGATGTCGCGGCGGTCGCGAACGACACGCTGACTTTTGAGATTTTTCCGCCGGAGTCGGAGGATCTCTGGATGCCCGTACACGCGCTCGACCTGGTGGAGATGGGGATGCCACAGGGTCAGAACTGGAATCTCGAAAAGTTGTCCACAGCCTGTGGACAAGAAAGCCGGTACGAGTTCCTACTGTCGGCGACCCCGGAACCGTTCACGGGCGCCACGGGCAGTCCCGTGGCGCCCGTGGCCATCCTCTGACCTCTGTCGGCCGGTCGGCGGCGCGCCATTGCCCACCCCAAGTACGGCATCGCGCGCCGCCACCCGCCTTCGGCGTTCCCACCCCCGCCTCCCGTGGCCCTGAGGAGGCTGACGCCGAATCACGATCCGCACTCGTCGAGGGCCCCCGTCACCGAACCCTCGCCGTCCCCTCCGGCGAATCGCGCTGAACACAAGCGTGTTCATGCGGTCACGTCACGTCAACACCCGTTCGGAGATTTATCGCTTACGCCCGTTTTGCGACAACCGCGCACAGGGGCACACCCCGGCGCACCGCACCACAACCGGCCCGGAAACACCGGCGTTTCTGCCACCGTGCCCCGCCACGCGCCGCGCCGGGCAGCACAAAACAGCACTACACCGCCAGGACGTCCCGTCAGACGGCTTCGTACGCCGCCATGCCCCCGTACACGGAAGCCGTGGCCGTAGCAGTAGCCGTAGCAGTGGAGTTGGCAGTGGCCGTACCAGTGGAGCCGGCACTGGATTTGGCAGTGGCAGCACCACCACACCCGTCCCCGTAGGGCACCGGGGCCGGGCAGCGGTCCAGTTCGCACCAGATGCGCTTGCCGATGCCTTCGGGGCTCCAGCCCCAGCGGTCGGCGAGCCCGTCGACCAGCTCCAGCCCGCGCCCGTTGGTCTCGTCACCCTCGGCATGCCGGGGTGCGGGCGGGCGGGCGCTCAGGTCGGCGACCTCCAGCCGGACGATCCCGCCGGCCACACCCTGGGCGCAGGACTGCACACCAGGCTGCCCACCGGGCTGTGCACCAGGCTGTGCACCGAACACACCGTGGAACGACAGCCGCAAAACCGCCGGACGCCCGGTGTGCACCACCGCGTTGGTGACCAGTTCGGAGACAAGGAGGATCAGCGTCTCGGCCAGCGGGTCGTCGTCCGCCACCCCGGACCCGGCAATCCGCGACCGCGCCCATCTCCGGGCCCGCCCCACCTCCGTGGGGTCGGGCCGGATCTCCAGCTGCACTTGAAGCACCTGCACCGCTCACACCATCCGAACCGGCGGACACATCGCCTCGCGCCGCACGAGGGCCACGATCGTAGCCATTTTCCGCATGCCCAGAACAACGGTTGGGCCAACGGCCAGATCGGGGATCACGGAACGTGAATCCCTTACGAGAAAGCATGGTTGACGTACAGTCACGCCAACAAGCGCTTCGGGCATATTCCAACGCGAAGGAGTACGCCTGAGGCATACTGTGCGACGCTCGCCACGGGTAGTCGAACAGGCGGGCGCAGAGCGCCGACCCGCCCCGCGAGCGGCGCGCACCGCCGGATCCGGGGCCGCCTCATGGGCAACACCGGGATGGCTCGACCTCTGAACCACTCGCATCCCACAGAAGGTACCGGAGTGGGCACACGACTCCGGGCTGTTACGAGTCACGCGTAGGACACAACCCGATATCGACGCTGAGTGATCTCACAACACCTCGATCACATTTCTATCGCGCCACGATCGGCGACATTATCCGGCCACCCACCGCTCCGCCCCTTGTCACGGCGCTTCTGCCAGTAACTCAGCGGCGAGCAGCTCCTCACACTCCGTAATCGAACCGGGTCGCCGGGCTCGTACCCAGGCCCGCTTCAGATACAGATGAACGTCCGCCTCCCAGGTGAATCCCATCCCGCCGTGCACCTGAAGGCAGTCGCGGGCGCCGCGCACGGCTGCCTCGTCGGCGAGCAGCCGGGCCGCCGCGATGTCCGCCGGATCGACGGTGACGGCGGCCGCGTACACCGCCGCCCGCGCCACCTCGACGCGCACCAGGATCCCGGCACACAGATGCTGCACCGCCTGGAAGGCCCCGATCGGCCGCCCGAACTGCTCACGGGTCCGCGCGTGTTGCACGGCCAGCTCACACACCCGGGCGGCGGTGCCGAGCTGTTCGGCGGCGGTGAGGAGAGAGGTCAGGAGTACGTCCGTACGGTCGCCGGAGTCCGGCTCGGCCACCCGGTGGAGGGGCGTGAGCGGATCCACGGACCGCATCGGCGCCGCCCCCGCGGCATCCCCGCGTACGACGTCGGCGGCACCCAGCCATTCCACCACCCCACCACCATCCACGACGGTCACCACCGCCTCCCCCGTCGCCGCCCCCGGCACCACCCCGGCCGCGAGATGCGTGGCGATCAACGGCCCCGGGAGCAGGACCCGCCCCGCCTCCTCGAACGCCAACACCGCCTCGGGCAGCCCGAGTCCGACCCCGCCCGCCTCCTCCGGCAGCCGCAGCGAGAAGAACCCGGCGGACCCCAGCTCCCGCCACAGCCCCCGGTCCAGCTCGGGCTCCACCTCCGCGCCCCCGGCGCCCTCCATGGCCGCCCGCAGCCGCTCGCGCCCGAACCGCGCCGCCAGCAGCCCCCGTACGCCATCCCGCAACGCCCATTGGTCTTCGGTGAGTTGGAAGCGCATGTGCGAATGTCACCGCCCTTTCGGCAGCCCGAGAACGCGTTCGGCCACGATGCTGTGCTGGATCTGGGAGGTGCCGGCGGCGATGGTGTACGACAGTGAGGACAACCGGTCGAGCACCCAGGGCTGTTCGAGATCCAGCGCCGCGCCGCCCTCCCCCAGGACCTCGGCAGCCGCCTCGTACAACTCCTGCCGGGCGTGCGAGTACCGCAGCTTGAAGACCGACCCGCCGACCCCGGGCACCCCTTCGCTCGCCTCGCTCACGTTCCACTGCGTCAGCCGCCACAGCGCCCTGAACTCGGCGTTGAGCCGCCCGAGCCGTCGCCGCAGCACGGGGTCGTCCCAGCGCCCGTTCTCCCGTGCTGCCACAGCGAGTTCGGCGAGCACCCGGCGACATGCGACCACCTCCCCGACGAACGCCGTACCGCGCTCGAAGGACAACGTCACCATGGTCACGCGCCAGCCGTCGTTCTCCTCGCCGACCCGGTTTGCGACGGGCACCCGGACCTCGTCGAGGAAGACCTCCGCGAACTCGTTCGAGCCGGCGAGCGTACGCAACGGTCGTACGGTGATACCCGGCGCGTCCATGGGCATGGCCAGCCAGGTGATCCCGCGATGCTTGGGCGCGTGCGGGTCGGTGCGCACCAACAGCTCGCACCAGTCGGCGACTTCGGCGTGCGAGGTCCAGATCTTGGCGCCGCTCACCACGTAGTCGTCGCCGTCGCGCCACGCGCGCGTGCGCAGCGCCGCGAGATCCGAACCGGCGTCCGGCTCACTGAACCCCTGACACCAGACCTCCTCGCCGCGCAGCATGGGCGGCAGCCAGTGCGCCCGCTGTTCGTCGGTCCCCTCGGCGGCGACGGTCGGCCCGGCGTGCAGCAGTCCGACGAAGTTCGCGCCCACATAGGGCGCGCCGGCCTTCTCCGTCTCCTCCAGGTAGATCATCCGTACGGCGGGGTCGGCGCCCCAGTGGACATCGCCGTACCCGGCGTCGTACAGCGTCCGCTGCCAGCCGAGGTCGTACGCGCGCCGTCCGGGCCAGTCGTCGGGCGAGGGCTTGGCCGGCAGCGAGGGGAGCGCCTTGCCCAGCCACTCCCTCAACCGCGCCCGGAATTCGGCCTCTTGGGGAGTGTCGGAGAGGTCCACTACTTGTCCAGGTCGAGGCCGAGCATGCGGATGGCGTTGCCGCGCATCAGCTTGTAGACGGTCTCGTCGTCGAGGCCCTTCACATGGTCGAGGGCGACCTCCTTGGTGTGCGGGAAGGTCGAGTCGACGTGCGGGTAGTCGGTCTCGAAGGTGGCGTTGTCCCGGCCGACGACGTCGATCGAGGCGACTCCGTGCTTGTCGCGGAAGAAGCAGCAGAAGATCTGCCGGTAGTAGTACGTCGACGGGGGTTCCGGGATCAGGTCCCGCACCCCACCCCATGCCCGGTGTTCCTCCCACACGTCGTCGGCGCGCTCCAGGGCGTACGGGATCCAGCCCATCTGCCCTTCGCTGTACGCGAGTTTGAGCGCCGGGAACTTCACCAGCACTCCGCTGAACAGGAAGTCCATCATCGACGCCATCGCGTTGTTGAAGCTCAGCGAGGCCTGTACGGCGGGTGGCGCGTCCGGGGAGGCGGCGGGCATCTGGCTGCTGCTGCCGATGTGCATGTTGACGACCGTCCCGGTCTCCTCGCACACCGCGAAGAACGGGTCCCAGTAGCCGGAGTGGATCGACGGCAGCCCGAGATGCGTCGGGATCTCCGAGAACGTCACGGCCCGCACCCCGCGTTCGGCGTTGCGCCGGATCTCCGCGACCGCCAACTCGACGTCCCACAGCGGGATCAGGCACAGCGGGATCAGCCGGCCGCCGCTGTCGCCGCACCACTCCTCCACCATCCAGTCGTTGTAGGCGCGCACGCACGCCAGCGCGACCTCCTTGTCCGCGGCCTCGGCGAAGGTCTGCCCGCAGAACCGCGGGAAGGTCGGGAAGCAGAGGGAGCCCTCGACGTGGTTGAGGTCCATGTCGGCGAGCCGGGCCTTCGGGTCCCAGCAGCCGCGCCGCATCTGCTCGCGCGTGATGCCGTCGAGGGTCATCTCGTCCCGGGAGAACCCGACGGCCGCGATGATCCGCTTGTACGGGAACTGCAGGTCCTCGTACTGCCACCAGTCGGTGACCGGGCCGTCGGGGTCGGTCGTGATCCGGTATTTGCCGCCCACGTAGGCGAGTTCGCCGATGCCGGCGGTGAAGGGCTTCGGCCCCTTGTCCCGGTACTTGGCCGGCAGCCAGGTCTCGAAGAGGTGCGCGGGTTCGATCACGTGGTCGTCGACGCTGATGATGCGGGGCAGTTCGGTCATGGGTCCCCTCCGCCTGGCCAGCTGGTGATGATTATCTGACGGACCGTCAGTTCCACACCCTTAGAAGGTTAGTCCCGCACCTATGGACCGACAAGGCGTGAAGCCCTACGCTCGCCGCACAATCTGATGGTTCGTCAGCTACCTGTTCAGCTACCTGTTCAGCTACCTGTTTCTCCAGCCACAGGGGGCAACGTGAACGTCGTCGACACCGCACACGCCCTGGGTTCGGCCCGTACCCTCTGGGAACTGGTGGCCCGCCGCGCCGAACTCACCCCCGACCGGCCCGTCTTCCTCCAGGACGACCGCTCGCTCACCTTCGGCGAACTCCGTACCCGTTCCGAACGGGTGGCCGCGGGACTGTACGGCATGGGCGTACGCCCCGGCACGGTCGTCGCCTGGCAGCTGCCCACCCGTATCGAGACCGCGCTGCTCTCCTTCGCCCTGGCCCGCCTCGGCGCCGTGCAGTCGCCGGTCATCCCCTTCTACCGGGACCGCGAAGTCGGCTTCGCGCTACGGGAGTCGAAGGCGGAGTTCTTCGCGGTGCCGGGGGTGTGGCGCGGCTTCGGCCACACGGAGATGGCGCGGCGGCTCGGGGCCAAGGGGATATTCCAGGCGTACGACAACGACGAACTCCCGGACGGCGACCCGTCGTTGCTGCCGCCCCCGCCCGCCGACGGCACCTCCGTCCGCTGGATCTACTGGACCTCGGGCACGACCTCCGACCCCAAGGGCGTTCTCCACACGGACCGTTCGCTCATAGCGGGCGGCTCATGTCTCGCCCACGCGCTGCGGCTCACCGAGTCCGACGTGGGCTCGATGGCCTTCCCGTACGCCCATATCGCCGGCCCCGACTACACGGTGATGCTCCTGCTGTACGGCTTCCCGGCGGTGATGTTCGAGCAGTTCGCACTGCCGGACGCGCTGGAGGGGTACCGCAAGCACGGGGTGACCGTGGCCGGCGGGTCCACAGCCTTCTACTCCATGTTCCTCGCCGAGCAGCGCAAGCAGCCGGGCGTTCCGGTGATCCCCACCCTGCGGCTGCTCGCGGGCGGCGGGGCGCCGAAGCCGCCGGAGGTCTACCACTCCGTCGTACGCGAGATGGGGGTGCAGCTCACCCACGGGTACGGGATGACCGAGGTGCCGATGATCACCATGGGGGCGCCGGACGACACGGTCGAGAACCTGGCGACGACGGAGGGCCGTCCGCCGGAGGGGATGGAGATCCGGGTGGTGGAGGGCGAGGTGCGGCTGCGGGGGGAGGCCGTGTGCCAGGGATATCTGGACCCCGCGCAGACCGCCGAGGCCTTCGACGCGGACGGCTTTCTGCGCACCGGTGACCTGGGATTCCTCACCGGGAGCGGGCACTTGGTGCTCACCGGGCGGCTCAAGGACGTCATCATCCGCAAGGGCGAGAACATCTCGGCGAAGGAGATCGAGGACCTGCTGCACACGCATCCGGGGGTGGGCGATGTGGCGGTGGTGGGGCTGCCGGACGCGGAGCGGGGGGAGTTGGTGTGCGCGGTGGTGGAACAGCCGGAAGGCGCGGGCGAGTTGACCCTCGCCTCATTGACCTCGTACCTGCGCTCGGAAGGGCTGTCCGTGCACAAGCTGCCGGAGCGGCTGGAGCTGGTGGACGCCCTTCCGCGGGGCGAGACCCTGCGGAAGGTGCTCAAGTACAAGCTGCGCGAGCGCTACGCGGAGCCGGAGTCCTCGTCAGAGCCGGAGCCGGCGCCCTAGTCCGAGTCGGAGACGTCGAAGTAGCGGGCGAACGCGTCGACGATCTCCGTCTCGCCGACCCGGCCGTCGGCGTCGGTGTCGAGCGTGGCGGCGGCCGCGGCGGCGATGTCCTCGGGCACGCCGAGTGCCTTGAGGACGCGCTCGGTGTCCGCGAGGGTCGCCGCGCCGTCGCCGTCCAGGTCCGCGACGGCCAGGGCCGCGTGCAGGAAGGGGCGGGCGATCTCCGCGAACCGGCCGGGGTTGTCGTGCAGCCGCTTCACTGCGCCGTTCACGAACTCGTCGCGGGTGATCCGCTGGTCACCGTCCCGGTCCGCTATCCCCGCCATGCCCTGCCAGAAGGCCTCTGCGCCGCCGTAAAGGGCCTGGCCCTTGTCGGACCGGGCGGGGGTGCCGAACTCGGCGAGCAGCGCCTTGGCCGCCACGCTGAAGTCCGCCCGGTCGATGTAGCCGTTGCCGTCCTGGTCGAACGTGGTGAACCGGGAGGCGATCTTCTGGCCGTACTCGGAGCTGACCATGTCTGTCGGGCCTGCCTTACGTCTGCTTACGCCTGCTTGCGTCTGCGTCGAGGTCTTCTGGCACGGAGCGTACGACGTGCAGGTGACAACGGGGGCAAGAAAACGACGCCTGTGCCAAGACTGGGGGAATTCCGCGACAACGGCGTCACGCGGGCGTGACGGCCTGGAGCGGGGCCGCCGTCTCGTCGGCGGCGGTGGTGAGGTCCCCGTAGACGTCGAAGAGGCGACGGACTCCCAGGGCGCCGAGGACCCGGTTGACGTGGTGGGCGTGAGCGCCGTCCGCGGCGCCCTGCGCGGGCAGGATCAGGCGCAGGCTGCCCTGACAGGAGCGCATCAGCCGGCGGGTGGCGATGAGGACGCCGACGCCGCTGGAGTCGCAGAAGACGACCTCGGAAAGGTCGAGGACGATACGGTGGCGGCCCGCGGCCACCGCACTGTGCACCCGCTGTCGCAACTCCGGCGAGGTGACCAGGTCCATCTCTCCGGACACCTGAATCACGATCCAGCCGCCGCGCTCGCCGTCGGTCACCTTGAACGCCACCATCACGCCTTTCGTCCGGCTCGTCCGGCAGAAACGGAAGCTCGAACTACGCTTCCTGTGACGCGGCTGCCCAACAGCCATGCCATCAAACACCGCACCTCGACTCGGCCCAGATCGCAAGAGACTTGCAGGCGCTTTGCAAGGGACTTGTTTCAGTCACCCACGATCCTGTTCGATCGAAAACGACGCAAACTACGTCACAATCGGTCGGTCTCCGTCGGTTCTCTACCATCCAAGGCGCCTCGGAGGGCGCACAATGCCGCAAAGCAGAGTGGGCTGTCAGGGGGGCCGACTACATTCGAGGAGAGGGTGGGCAACCGCCGGACCTGGACTTGGGCCTGGACAGTAGTACGGAGGGTGAGGGGGCAGCATGGCGAAGCAGGACACACCGCCCCGCTGGGACCGCAAGATGCAGCAGCGGCTCGCGCGCGGGGAGGCAGCCGCGCTCGGCGAGCTCTACGACCGCTTCGCCTCCCTCGTGCACGGCCTCGCCCACCGTGTCCTCGGCGACGAACAGGCGGCCGACCGCGTCACCCGCGACGTCTTCGCACACGTCTGGCAGCACCCCGACACCTACGACCCCAAGCAGGGCCCCCTGCGCTCCTGGCTGGCCACCCTGACCCACCGCCTCGCGGTCCAGCGCCTGCGCCAGACGGAAACGGCGGCACTGGCCCAAGGCGACCCGGACGCCCCGGACGACACACACGCCGGCCCCCCGGCTTCCTCAACTGGCTTCCTGGAGGAACTGGAACGCAGGGTCCGCCGCGCCTCCGTCGCCGCCCGCGCCGACTACATCGTCACGTCGATGCCCGCCCCGCTGCGCGCCGCCCTGGAGCTGGCGTACTTCCAGCGCCGCGACTACCGCCAGACCGCCGCCGACCTGGGCGTCACGGAGGCCGAGGCCCGCCGCCGACTCCGCCTGGGCCTCCAACTCCTGTCCACGGCCCACGACACGGGCGCACCAGGGGCACCCCCCGAATACGGGGGTGCGGTGTGAGCGGCGCGGGTCAGGAGGACGAGGACCGGGAGAGGTACGAGGGACACGAGGGGTACGGCCCTATGGGTCCCCAAGGTCCCCAGGGCCCCGAGAACGGCGACGGCAAGAGCCCGGGCTCCGGCGAGGGCCTGCCCCGCATACCGATGCCACGTTCCTCGGTGGAGGACACGGGCCGCCCCCTGCCCGAAGCACCGGCCGCACCCGCCGTACCCCCCGTACCCCTGGTCCTGGAACACGACGTGCTGAGGTCGCTGCTCGGGGCGTGGGCGCTGGCCGCCTGTGCACCGGAGGAGACGCTGGCCGTCGAGGAGCACCTCGGGGAATGCGGGGCCTGCGCGGACGAGGCACGGCGACTGCGAGAGGCGGTCGAGCTGTTGCAACGCCCGGAGCCCCTCGACCTGGACCCGACCCTGCGCACCCGCGTCCTGGAGGGCTGCCTCGACCGGCGCCCGCCGCGCATCCCGGTTCCGGTGTGGGCGACCCCGTACGACGCGGAGACCGCCCGCCTCGACGCCCTGCTCCAGGACTTCGGCGACGCGGAGTGGCACGCGCCGGTTCGGCTGCGCTGGTTCAAGGACGACGAGCAGACGACGCGCCGCACGACGGTCGCCGGTGTCATCGCGCACCTGCTGAGCGTGGACGGCCTGGTCGCGGTCGCACTGGGCCTCGACGACCCGCTCACCGGCGAGCAGAAGACCCCGGTGGCACCGACTCCGGCGGCCCGTACGGAGGCGTACTGGCGTGCCTCGTACTTCCCACCGACCCGCTCCGTACGGGTGCCTTGGCGGGAGCAGAGCCATGACATCGTGCGGCACGTG
Protein-coding sequences here:
- a CDS encoding cyclase family protein — encoded protein: MSLPSEFHAIAKRVNNWGRWGADDEIGTLNLITDAVVREAAATVRTGRRIPLALPLQQDGVQTGAIPGRLNPVHAMTQINQELFGPPGSGTVATSDDIVTLGLQCATHWDALAHASHSGKLYNGRPADTITAHSGAEFAGADKARHVVSRGVLLDVARALGVDRLDGGHAVTPEDLEAAEKLAGTRVRAGDIVLVRTGQIQVYLAGDKHGYMYPSPGLSIRTPEWFHARDVAAVANDTLTFEIFPPESEDLWMPVHALDLVEMGMPQGQNWNLEKLSTACGQESRYEFLLSATPEPFTGATGSPVAPVAIL
- a CDS encoding ATP-binding protein, whose translation is MQVLQVQLEIRPDPTEVGRARRWARSRIAGSGVADDDPLAETLILLVSELVTNAVVHTGRPAVLRLSFHGVFGAQPGAQPGGQPGVQSCAQGVAGGIVRLEVADLSARPPAPRHAEGDETNGRGLELVDGLADRWGWSPEGIGKRIWCELDRCPAPVPYGDGCGGAATAKSSAGSTGTATANSTATATATATASVYGGMAAYEAV
- a CDS encoding acyl-CoA dehydrogenase family protein: MRFQLTEDQWALRDGVRGLLAARFGRERLRAAMEGAGGAEVEPELDRGLWRELGSAGFFSLRLPEEAGGVGLGLPEAVLAFEEAGRVLLPGPLIATHLAAGVVPGAATGEAVVTVVDGGGVVEWLGAADVVRGDAAGAAPMRSVDPLTPLHRVAEPDSGDRTDVLLTSLLTAAEQLGTAARVCELAVQHARTREQFGRPIGAFQAVQHLCAGILVRVEVARAAVYAAAVTVDPADIAAARLLADEAAVRGARDCLQVHGGMGFTWEADVHLYLKRAWVRARRPGSITECEELLAAELLAEAP
- a CDS encoding acyl-CoA dehydrogenase family protein, translating into MDLSDTPQEAEFRARLREWLGKALPSLPAKPSPDDWPGRRAYDLGWQRTLYDAGYGDVHWGADPAVRMIYLEETEKAGAPYVGANFVGLLHAGPTVAAEGTDEQRAHWLPPMLRGEEVWCQGFSEPDAGSDLAALRTRAWRDGDDYVVSGAKIWTSHAEVADWCELLVRTDPHAPKHRGITWLAMPMDAPGITVRPLRTLAGSNEFAEVFLDEVRVPVANRVGEENDGWRVTMVTLSFERGTAFVGEVVACRRVLAELAVAARENGRWDDPVLRRRLGRLNAEFRALWRLTQWNVSEASEGVPGVGGSVFKLRYSHARQELYEAAAEVLGEGGAALDLEQPWVLDRLSSLSYTIAAGTSQIQHSIVAERVLGLPKGR
- a CDS encoding amidohydrolase family protein codes for the protein MTELPRIISVDDHVIEPAHLFETWLPAKYRDKGPKPFTAGIGELAYVGGKYRITTDPDGPVTDWWQYEDLQFPYKRIIAAVGFSRDEMTLDGITREQMRRGCWDPKARLADMDLNHVEGSLCFPTFPRFCGQTFAEAADKEVALACVRAYNDWMVEEWCGDSGGRLIPLCLIPLWDVELAVAEIRRNAERGVRAVTFSEIPTHLGLPSIHSGYWDPFFAVCEETGTVVNMHIGSSSQMPAASPDAPPAVQASLSFNNAMASMMDFLFSGVLVKFPALKLAYSEGQMGWIPYALERADDVWEEHRAWGGVRDLIPEPPSTYYYRQIFCCFFRDKHGVASIDVVGRDNATFETDYPHVDSTFPHTKEVALDHVKGLDDETVYKLMRGNAIRMLGLDLDK
- a CDS encoding class I adenylate-forming enzyme family protein, whose product is MNVVDTAHALGSARTLWELVARRAELTPDRPVFLQDDRSLTFGELRTRSERVAAGLYGMGVRPGTVVAWQLPTRIETALLSFALARLGAVQSPVIPFYRDREVGFALRESKAEFFAVPGVWRGFGHTEMARRLGAKGIFQAYDNDELPDGDPSLLPPPPADGTSVRWIYWTSGTTSDPKGVLHTDRSLIAGGSCLAHALRLTESDVGSMAFPYAHIAGPDYTVMLLLYGFPAVMFEQFALPDALEGYRKHGVTVAGGSTAFYSMFLAEQRKQPGVPVIPTLRLLAGGGAPKPPEVYHSVVREMGVQLTHGYGMTEVPMITMGAPDDTVENLATTEGRPPEGMEIRVVEGEVRLRGEAVCQGYLDPAQTAEAFDADGFLRTGDLGFLTGSGHLVLTGRLKDVIIRKGENISAKEIEDLLHTHPGVGDVAVVGLPDAERGELVCAVVEQPEGAGELTLASLTSYLRSEGLSVHKLPERLELVDALPRGETLRKVLKYKLRERYAEPESSSEPEPAP
- a CDS encoding EF-hand domain-containing protein; translated protein: MVSSEYGQKIASRFTTFDQDGNGYIDRADFSVAAKALLAEFGTPARSDKGQALYGGAEAFWQGMAGIADRDGDQRITRDEFVNGAVKRLHDNPGRFAEIARPFLHAALAVADLDGDGAATLADTERVLKALGVPEDIAAAAAATLDTDADGRVGETEIVDAFARYFDVSDSD
- a CDS encoding STAS domain-containing protein produces the protein MMVAFKVTDGERGGWIVIQVSGEMDLVTSPELRQRVHSAVAAGRHRIVLDLSEVVFCDSSGVGVLIATRRLMRSCQGSLRLILPAQGAADGAHAHHVNRVLGALGVRRLFDVYGDLTTAADETAAPLQAVTPA
- a CDS encoding sigma-70 family RNA polymerase sigma factor; translated protein: MAKQDTPPRWDRKMQQRLARGEAAALGELYDRFASLVHGLAHRVLGDEQAADRVTRDVFAHVWQHPDTYDPKQGPLRSWLATLTHRLAVQRLRQTETAALAQGDPDAPDDTHAGPPASSTGFLEELERRVRRASVAARADYIVTSMPAPLRAALELAYFQRRDYRQTAADLGVTEAEARRRLRLGLQLLSTAHDTGAPGAPPEYGGAV
- a CDS encoding zf-HC2 domain-containing protein, whose product is MGPQGPQGPENGDGKSPGSGEGLPRIPMPRSSVEDTGRPLPEAPAAPAVPPVPLVLEHDVLRSLLGAWALAACAPEETLAVEEHLGECGACADEARRLREAVELLQRPEPLDLDPTLRTRVLEGCLDRRPPRIPVPVWATPYDAETARLDALLQDFGDAEWHAPVRLRWFKDDEQTTRRTTVAGVIAHLLSVDGLVAVALGLDDPLTGEQKTPVAPTPAARTEAYWRASYFPPTRSVRVPWREQSHDIVRHVSFAGGGSGKLPISYGDFELPLHEAMLDRAFECWVHAGDIADAVDYPYQPPAPRHLFGMIDLAARMLPDALAARRQAGLASPSRTTRHLVPAGEPGRSLRLEIEGLGGGEWLIPLDSPAALPSAAHEVAHVALDGVEFCQLAAGHVPPEEAAAGQDGDREAIRDVLFAAASLSRM